Within the Gigantopelta aegis isolate Gae_Host chromosome 8, Gae_host_genome, whole genome shotgun sequence genome, the region ttcataaacaaaccaaaacaataataatgtgtataataaagaaattattacactcacgtgtgagtcatactgattttacgaaactcatgtcaggattcatgtatacaataatcctgacactcgtttcataaaatcagtatgacacacaagctcgtataataatctctactTTTGTCATTGCATGAAATTTCTAGTTTCCATTCAGTGTGAGCTTAGACCACAATTTGCTGTATGTATCAATTCTGTATGTGTGCTTTTAGGTGCACATGGTCATGCATACATGGAGACacaacattgtaaatatattgaagcaaatggaaggaaatgttttatttaacgacacactcaacacattttatttatggttatatggcatcagatatatggttatggaccactcaggtattgagagaggaaacctgctgtcaccacatcatgggatactcttttcgattagctgcaagggatcttttatatgcaccatcctacagacagggcagtacataccacagcctttgatacaccagtcgtggtgcattggctggaaagagaaatagcccaatgggcccaaagatggggatcgatcccagaccgactgtgcatcgagctggtgctttaccactggactacgtccagcCCCTTGAAGCAAATGTTTTCATACAAGCATACTTATGTTGATgcatatatgtttaataatgctaaacaagaacataactacagttttaataaattcatgcATTTCTGCTTTTCTGTGTTTTAAGCACTGAAtggaaaaaatacattaatttttttatttgacattGATTATCCATTTTGTAATGCAGGGGAAATGCACAGAGGTTGAGAGGTTAGGTTAtgcctgaaaataaaatacttttgacACAGATCAGTAATGGCATCTAAAGGATATCAAAGAATGGTGGGCATTTTTATTAGCAATTATATTAAAAGAATATCAAAGAATGGCAGGAAAGTGTTTGATTTGAATGTTGATTctgatataatatttatctATTCAAGATTGCagttataaagataaaaatgaatattttgtaCCCATATCTAGATTCCAAGAAACAGATAACAACATGAAACTAAATAAAAGTTCACACATTCACATGGACTACCTGAGTGAGCAAAGCATTTCACCtttttatctattaaacttcaaaaattgcagaaacccagttattttctaacaaaatatcatttgcatgaaattattttgccaaaataaaataaaacttgccatttgtttttaaaatttgcaattcgCAAATTTGTCGATTGCTAGAGCTAGCCTTGTATATCCATAATTGAAGCTGCTATTTTGAACTAAAATCTAACTTAGTGaacatatatttcatatttaattcAAATCAAAGCTAATTTTAGAATTAGGCTTTATTTTGCAGTTTTTTGTGTGGCTTGAAGGAACTGAATTTGGCTGCATATTTTGGAACAAACTGACAAATTTtctagcaattttttttatttttttgggtcTATTATAAACCCTGCTGTTGATGTGTCCTTTGTTGTGATTATTTCAGGCACGGATGTGAAATCGATGGATAAATATGGTCGGACTCCACTCTCACTCGCCAAATCTCGCCTTAATTTCCTTTCTCAGGACAAGAATGCATCTTCAGAACAGCTCAAAAAAGAAGTGCAAGATGTaaccgatattcttttgttttctgtatTCATTTTGGTGAATTGTTTACAACATCTAcagttcatttgtttttttctgagaAAACCTCCAGCACTTACTGGACAGAGGGATGACATATTCTCACTTTTAAACCTAAAAttcactttaaaaataataggcAATTGGATGTAGTTCTATGGTATAGGGATCGCCTAACTCTGCGGTTCCACTGTTCAATCAccctctgtatgtctgtcagactgatttgtttgctTTGACTTAATATCCAAGTGCATGGTCTTTAAATCATTAATATccacaaaacaaagttttgggttaaaacaaaaattgtgtatttatttggGAATTATGAGTTTTTTTAGATGCGACAAATATAAAAAGAATGAAGTCATGAATTTTTTTGATGTTATACTGCAAAAAGCTTGCATGTTTAACTTCAGCATATTGAAAGTtcagaataacatttatttatccaCTTTTCATGTGGAGTTGCaggaaaaaaaactaaaataggTTTTAggaactatcctgagtttgatgcaatgtGAGATATTTGtgactaataaaatcttttaatgactaaaattacatattaaatagattttcttgtttagaatatcagtgtgtgcatattcaatgcatttctgatcgtcttaatattttgtaagtagcccaaactggatttgatctctaaataattttgtacatacaaaaaaatatatatatattaggaaataaaataaagtttgacctagtacaaacactaggatgatcagaaacatatttgatatacagacactgatagttTATAcggacaaatatatttaatatgtaattacaggacttagttaaaaagtttctgttaatcagaaacatcttaagaattacagcaaactcaggacagtccctttaatgatgtaggttatcagctttatcctgtacAGGATGAATGGGGATTTCACCATCTTACTTTGACTATAATGGGCAAGACAAAACCCatagttggtctaggatcgatccccgtcgatgagcccagccagtgcaccatgactggtatatcaaaggccgtggtatgtgttatcccatctgtgggatggtgcatataaaagatccctggctgcattaggaaaaatgtagcaggtttcctctgtgactacgagtcagaattaccaaatgtttgacatccaatagccgatgattaattaatcagtgtgctctagtggtgttgttaaacaaaacaaactttttttcatttctgtctgtccgtctgtctgacATTGTTTTCGGGGTGTGTTTTCCAGAATGCCTCGAAATATTGAGCTGGCattttgtatattgttttatcatgtactattacaaatcaagtttgactttcatagcgatttacgcatttttcacagagttatggcccttgaacttatgagatataaacatttgtttttctgacttttgttttgcaatgcctcaagatattgagatggcattttgtatatagctttatcatgtactgttacagatcaagtttgactttcatggcgatttacccattttcacagaatttaggagatacgaaaaattgtattagcagtactctcagaatgcttgttctcTGTGCTTCCAGCTGTCTGAGATGATGTCCACGTATCTGAGTTTGTCTGGTATGCAGGACGACTCCCAGCAACTCGACCAGCTGTGTGAACAGCTTCAGCAGACCACAACCCGTGACGAGGTGGACGCCATCAGTAATCTGCTGTACAACTTCACCAACATGACCATACAGAAAGAACAACAACACCCTAGTTGAGACCGACAGACTGCGACGAGGTGGACACCATCAGTAATCTGCTGTACAACTTCACCAACATGACCATACAGAAAGAACAATAACACCCCAGCTGAGACCGACAGACTGCGACGAGGTGGACACCATCAGTAATCTGCTGTACAACTTCACCAACATGACCATACAGAAAgaacaacaacaccccagctGAGACCGACAGACCGCGACGAGGTGGACACCATCAGTAATCTGCTGTACAACTTCACCAACATGACCATACAGAAAgaacaacaacaccccagctGAGACCGACAGACTGCGACGAGGTGGACACCATCAGTAATCTGCTGTACAACTTCACCAACATGACCATACAGAAAgaacaacaacaccccagctGAGACCGACAGACCGCGACGAGGTGGACACCATCAGTAATCTGCTGTACAACTTCACCAACATGACCATACAGAAAgaacaacaacaccccagctGAGACCGACAGACTGCGACGAGGTGGACGCCATCAGTAATCTGCTGTACAACTTCACCAACATGACCATACAGAAAgaacaacaacaccccagctGAGACCGACAGACCGCGACGAGGTGGATGCCATCAGTAATCTGCTGTACAACTTCACCAACATGACCATACAGAAAgaacaacaacaccccagctGAGACCGACAGACTGCAACGAGGTGGACACCATCATATCTGCTGTACAACTTCAACAAACTACAGAAAgaacaacaacaccccagctGAGACCGACAGACTGCAACGAGGTGGACGCCATCAGTAATCTGCTGTACAACTTCACCAACATGACCATACAGAAAgaacaacaacaccccagctGAGACCGACAGACTGCAACGAGGTGGACGCCATCAGTAATCTGCTGTACAACTTCACCAACATGACCATACAGAAAgaacaacaacaccccagctGAGACCGACAGACCGCGACGAGGTGGACACCATCAGTAATCTGCTGTACAACTTCACCAACATGACCAtacaaaaagaacaacaacaccccagctGAGACCGACAGATAAAAGACAGGGGAAATGTTCCTAGAGCTGTCAACATAGGCATCATTAATGATTTGTaaatttgaaaagaaaacacCATCCGACTGATGTTATAAACAgaaaaatacatcaaatatGAAAGATTTGTAGTTGTTGATAAgaccaaagaaagaaaagtcAGTATTCCTACTGAAAGGAGAGACAACTTTTAATTGTAgattttaagaaaatataattataattacagtagaatctcatagTGGGTCATAATCAGAAAGGTCGAATGCACCACAACGCTTGCACCAAAGCAAAGTCCTGAATTACACTTATACATTGTTGGCCAGATGGTTATGTCAAACTACCCtgtgggtcgaacactttctcaagcaccgACGGGATTGGAGCCAACGGGCTTCAACTGTGTATATATGAAATTTCCATTCAAACTAATATGGAGAGCATTATTCATAGaagacatatttatatatacttcaACAAGACTAATAAAGAGATTGATCAGTATTCGCACCGATTGGAGATCCAGCTTTTAAATGTGGATTTcaaggaaatatatatattttcaaattatctcTATTCCAACTGAAATGGAATTATCCTTCATGGTCAGAACAGCATATTATGATGATGTTTAATCATAtgcatacaggctcccattttcaTAGGAGGGGGGATGTGGAAGGCTGGTtcttgcccgaattaaacgaaaatgcccaaatctggataacaacatttattcatattacagGGTTCTTACATATCCTGCAAATCCTGGAATGTCCttcaattttgtgattttaaaatccagGCCTGGAATGTCCTGggaaattacattaaatttgATTGTGTCCTCGAAATTAGGCAAAacatttggtgttttttttgttgttgttgggattgtttggggtgttttttgggaggggggggggggggggtgcatctttacttttgttgtcctcataacctgtctaaattcatacaacaatttgttataaaaacattcattgattgaaGATTTCATGtcatggacatttttttttaatgtcttggAAATGCCCTTGAATTTTATGTTTCTtcaagtgtaagaaccctgtattagcattactgccaaacaaaccgctacacatttttacacggattacaacagttactaattttgagggtagaatggtggaaatacatggtaaaaaggtctcatgttacctcattttgcccgaatatctctataatttttgcccaaattttaGGTTTTGCCCTCCTGTCTCCTACGCTTATGTGTTCAATGTACCCATCATGAAGCAtgagttaaattaaaaataactagCGTTTTGTGAAAGCAGGTATGAACTGTAGGACAATGCCTTTTTAAAAGATTCTGTGTGAATGTGataaactaatattaataaacaggactgaaacataattattttcatatGTATTGCTTTCTGTGtggtgtacatatataaatagcCATTGTTCTGAACACTTAACAAGtctttatcatttattatagttttcaaATAATGTTTGAACATTTGCTCTTCATTTGGTGAGGTAGCAGGATTTAGCCCAGTTGGTtaaatgctcgcttgaggtgcttgtgtcgcaggatcgaaccaccttgatAGATCTATTGCAACTGGTTGTTTtgtctctcgttccaaccagtgcaccacaactggaaaaagtctgtggtatatgctttcctgcatataaaagatcccttgctgaattaggaaaaatgtagcgggtttcgccTGATGGtaacgtgtcagaattaccaaatgtttgacatacaatagccgatgattaataaatcagtgtgctctagtggtgtcgttaaacaaaacaaatattacattaagtGAGAGCTACATACAGATACCCCTTACTTGACCCTATTTTCCccctgtttattattataagacATTCATATTCTAAGATAGTTTAATCAATCTTTAGCCAGGTCGGTACCAGTGGAGggtataattatgtatttgtacATGGTACGCTGGGAGTAAATCAAATCGCCCTAATTAGCGTAGTCGGGTCGCACCCCGGAGGTTGGAACTAGTGCAGGATACACCCAAAAATGAAACCGGTTTTCAGCAAAAAGgggggttgctaataaaaacattaattaaatatcttaagttataggtccccccccccccccaccccccccatttttttgcAGGTAGATTTAGATGTGAGGTGCGACACATTTTTATTGGTGTAGGCCTACTGctttggtgtgttgatacgctattatatcagttttattggtAAACGTTAACAGTGTCGGCAATATATGAAGTGATTTTTATAGCACTGAGATAGCACGGGACATTCTTATGTGCTGTGAATTCCAGGAAGTGAAACTAGAAATATGACGACGGCCTCAAACGTCAGCTATGAAGTGTACAGCATTTGTACTGAAAAGTTTAGAGATCCAAAGATTCTGCCATGTTTCCACACGTTCTGTCTGGAATGTCTACAGCAGTTTGTGTCCTggtcatttctcgttccagacagtgcaccacgactggtatatcaaaggccgtgatatgtgttatcctgtctgggatggtgcatatataaaagatcccttgctactattgaaaaattctaacgggtttcctctctaagactgttgcAATTAGGCCTACCGAATGTTGGaaatccaatagtcgatgactaataaataaatgtgctctagtggtgtcgttaaacaaaacaaacttttttgtttttgttttttattcttcTAATGAATGTAGCATCACATGGCAACTCCGTCACAACTCAGTTTAACTTGGAAATATAATCCTTAACAAATACAGTATATGTCCGAAGTGTGTGCATTATTCGCACCATTAAAATATGGCAATGGAAAAGTATAAAATTGACAAAGTCTGAAATATctaaacattttgttcatataaagtctataattattataaattattaaatgattttttCCAAACTTTATTTAATTTCCTAAGCGTGACGTTTTTGTTACCTTTTGGTTTTCAATCTCCCAAATGTGACACCATTGACATATCACGAATGTGTACGTGTCCTGTTCGACGTGTTGAGATAATGTTTAACGTGACCGAATATTTCTGTCTCAGTAAAGCTACATttcacattatatatttattttttaattatttgcaatgtctatattatattttatatcttaTGTAAAACTTTAATaagtaattttattgttttatcttgttCTGGAAATAGACAGGCTTGGTGGACGTCTGTGCTGAAACGAGAGAAAGAGGGAAGGATTAATggcttcatatatatatatacacatactgcATATACAcacgtgtattttatttatagattcAGTTTACATGTTGTATAGAATATTGGATCATTCCCGCGGTGTGTTACAGATAAGAGTGGTTAACTTTTCGATACGGCCTATAGGTAGCGCTAAACCAATTAACATCCGACCGGgccaaagttcaaggtgcaccttTTGAtcgagcagttaataccaccaTTGGTAATACATATgacagtgtttttttgtttgtttttatctgggcaataaatgtatttacatttatttcatcTTGTACCACTTTGTTGAGTAGCCgtttgcttgaaacatgtggagtacctgtaaaactaTATGAATACTACAATTTTGTGCATAACTAGTGttgttgctttaaaaaaaacccatgttatATTGAAGATTAGCCGTGGTAGGTTCcgctttcttcagttaatactttggggTGAAGAGTtggaatattcatatttatgggtcatactTTGGTTGattgaaaacacattttattgtacaaagaacaaaagaatcgggCACAAGTTTGTCAACTTACGAGGCCGTCttctacatacatataatataggggGCGACTATATTACAtaactgtatatttaaactacatttaaacagtCAAAGATAACCGGAggaatatgaaaaaaagaaagaaaaggaaaaaaaatggtGATGCAAgagattacacaaataatacTTCACATGCAGTCAGACTATCGttatcacatttacaaataatccacatggtaatttaaattatgctttattaatcaaaacggtgagtttgtttgatatatatatatatatatatatatataaaaataagtaaatatttctttattattagcaTCGTTTAATAGTAATTGTAAAACTATTGGTTGAAAATgctgaaaataattataaagaacCTGTCTCTGCTGTTCATATTCTCtacattcaaataaaaaattgacatttttttctAACCGGTATCCACAGTTACTTAAAGGGCTACGTCTATGTCGTAATCTTGaatgcaatatattttctgtcTTTTCccacagaaaaaaaatcaaatggaACGTTATTTACCACTGGCGTTACTGCTTTTCTGAAAGACGATATTGTTTCACACTTTCTAATTGCTGGGCTTAAGTTGTTCCATAGATCAATTGCTGAGTAAATAAATGTTGATTTGAGTAAACTTGTTCTAGCAAACGATGTGGATATGTCCTCATGAATTCTTAACATACAAGGAAACCTTTCTTCTAATCTTTGTGGAAGACAGTTAGTTCAGAAATCAAGAATCATTCCTTTCATTATTTTCAACATGGTGCACAGCTGTTTTGCTTTTTTCCTTTCATTAAGTGTTGTTAGACCAGTTTCAATATACAGCGAATTACGTGAAGCAAATTTGGGCATGCCAGTGATTACTCTTGTAGCTTCCAGTTGTACTAGATTAtctacactggcgtaggaagcggaggTAGGATCAAGGGGGCATGTACCCCGCTTCTtaatccagtagcagcagctatggtttatttacatatatatgtgtgtgtgtgtgtgtgtgtgtgtgtgtgcgcgcgctccCCCCGCcttcaacaccaccaccaccccactccccacacccaccccaccttttggcaccttcctacgccgtTGATCTGCGTTTAACTGAGAACAGCCATTCCAAACCTCTGAATCATATCTCTGAACCTCTGAATCAAGTTTATAGATTAATGCATACTTGATCAAaggccttggacatgtcataGAACACTGCACAGAAATATTCTTTATTGTCCAGtgatttacaaattttaatatgCAGTTCAATTAATTGGTACACGGTGCTGTGGTTAGGTCggtaaacacattgattaataattaaaataattatacaggtgtttaaacactatTCTCTCTAAACATTTTCCGGACACAGCTTATTATTGATATCGGTCTGTAATTTCtgagggattttttttatctcctgTTTTGAATAGTGGTTTTACGTGGGTAATTTCCCAATTATTTTGggtgatatattacatatagtatttttaaCTATATACGTTAAActtgtcgcctatgggattttatttggtaaaatACAACCCATATATCACGAGACACTGTTGTCACGTGGTGTAACAACTAGGAAGTGAAAGTAGAAACATGGCGACAGCCTTAAACGCCAGCTCTGAAGTGTACAGCATTTGTACTGAAAAGTTTACGAGATATCAAAGCTTCTGttaacatgtttccattaggaACGTTCTGTCTGGTGGAACCTCTACAGCAGTTTGTGACATCATCATCGAGGACGGTCAGCTTCCCGTGTCCTCTGTGTCGATATCAAAAAGTGGCCTTACCCGTTCTGAAGGGAGTGACGGTTTGTGTTCAGACCCAAGGACTTCTATATAGCCGCCAGAGCGGAGAAGCATTACCCGAGAAGGGTGGGGGTGAGTGCTGTGGGGTGTGTGAGCAGCAAGCGACTCACTCGTGTCGTGAGTGTGAAATACTGTTGTGTGAATCGTGTACAAAATGTCACCAAACTCTTTCTGTTTCAAGATCTCACGTCTTGATAAACCTGGGTGACATCAGCACAGAGAAACCTTTCATTTCAATGCAGAGGTTTTGTGAAATACACAAGGACGAAAAGTTTAGATTTTACTGTTTGCCGTGTGATAAAGTGATTTGCCGTGACTGTAAACTTACAGATCATGAAGGCCATaagacaaaaaacatttctgatGTTGCTGACGAAGCTCGAACTAGCCTCGACAAAACGAAAATAGAACTAGAAAAGCACAAAGCACAAGTCGAAAAGTCACTAGATAAGACAAATCGTGATTATAATATGTTAGAAAAGACCAAACAAGCTGAagcggaaataaataacttttctgATTTATTACTGGATTCCGTGAATAACATAATTAATTCAGCACGGCGTCATGAAACGGACAGGATGAAAGACCTACATAAAATCCACGAAAAATCATTTTCCAGTACAAAATGCACATTACAACAAAGAAAGTGCATTCTAGAAACACAGATCCAATACGCAGACAGCTTGTTGCGAGAAGGGATCGACTTTGACGTCATCACCACCAACAAAGAGATGAAACAAAGACTGGCGGAAATGGAGAAAGAACAAGACAGTGGTCCAGATTGTGATTACCGATCTTTAGACATGGCTCCCATAAAACCAGTGAATACAGATCAACTAGAAGTCATAAGCAGTGCGGTTCGTGACATAATCAAGACTTCTTTCCCTGTTACATGTAAACATGACGTGCCAAACGTACtgagaataaaaaatatttatagaaGGGTACGTTGTATAAGTTTCACTCGGACCAAGAAAGTATGGATTGTTGGAGGTTATGATACTAATTTGAATCTCtgtttgttttacacaaaatcaCCATTTGAGACTCCGGTGTATAGCATTAAGGTGAAACACATTGATAAGCTGATAAAGAAGGGGGTTCGTAGTgttatacaaacatacaataaaCCTGAACAGAAAATACCTGCTGAAGAATTCTTTAACTTGAAGAAGGGATTTCCGTTCAGTGATGCTATAGATGGAAATACTATGTGCAAGATTGACAGAGAATATGACATTGTTATCATTAAGACCGCCGGAGGCATTGTCAAGATATTGAACTCCAGCCCCTTTTCTGAAACCGGACGACGGTTTGAACCTTTAGATGTgtgctggggtaataataagGAAATCTATATTGTTGACGGTGGGGAAAATGTAATTGTCGTATACAGTCTCCAGAATGGTTTTCAGAAATCACTTAAACTACAGAACAAATCAACTCTCTCCACTGTAGCTATGGACCCAGAAGGAAAACTTTGGGTTGGAGATGACAGGGGAAACCTCTTCATTTGCAGTGTAAACTGATTACCAAACATGTTTATTTAGCCTATTGGTGTATAAATGTAGTATCTGACAGTGTCACAGTTGTAGTTTCATTCGATTCATTTGGGAAAACTCgcgtaaaatattttaatttacagttCAAGTAGGCCCTATTTATGCTATTAATTTTGTgcaaaaattagtttgtttctaaaatataaaaaaatcagaAAAAGAAACATACTGTATATTTGTGGATTATGGCAAAATGTTGTATAATTTCACATACAAAGGTTCAAATGACATACACAATTTGCTAAAAATtcaaataagtttgttttgcagTATTAAAGAAGTAACAGTGGAAAATCGATATTGCATTTTTGATGTAAAATATTCTTATTTGCTATCCACTCTGCACGATTAATCATGCGAAAAACGAAACAATAtataggcatatatatatatatatatatatatatatatatatatatatatatatatatatattaagaattGACTGCAATTATTTTTCGGTACGCGgggtcatacagtgtgcacatcgttttttcggttcatacttgcatggaCCAAAAactaattgcggtcaaatcttataattaaatttatatgcatactttaacaatacataactgaatttattttgtttatctttaaatacgtctgtagtattgtttgtgtaaacttcattgatacttatgtcgcgtaagaatgctaacgttcattcactattatttgaatcaggtgattgtttttgtaaatgacgtcatttcctctagctgctgtgcatttttacggatcattaGTCATCCTATTCCTGtttagtttaaatattttatgaaagtgaacgaAGGGAACGTGTCGaacatttatgctgttggtAGAACCGTTTAATTTTTACCAACAactgtagaacatcgcttacaagtaaatTACAGGcgtgacgactggactataccctagtccgatactctctctcgcacagcactacaccttcaacgtctatcgactgtcaatctaggggttttcttgacaggatgcaacccatctcgtccctgtgcacccaaacggccttaacgaggccactcgcgtggacatatcgatcggactttaaaattttagatttgcgttcaaaattttatgtcgaaattacttctcttttttttttaatattattaaatactccgatcctctcttctttctcttatttaattttggactgtccttctaaaatgctccaaattatataaatattcggccgagcagtcaattctttttatttttggcttgtaacctttattctattaacttttttactaattgctattttcaaaattctgcccattttcaccccccttccccccccccccccccctccatcccgagtcaggccaccgatcttatcggaggtcggactcgggatgggcgtgttcgaaaccctagtggtatatgggcacgttaaactagttatcatcatcatcaacaggcgtgaagtttcctacatgatttctttggccgagtctcatgtcatgattagc harbors:
- the LOC121379685 gene encoding uncharacterized protein LOC121379685, whose amino-acid sequence is MFPLGTFCLVEPLQQFVTSSSRTVSFPCPLCRYQKVALPVLKGVTVCVQTQGLLYSRQSGEALPEKGGGECCGVCEQQATHSCRECEILLCESCTKCHQTLSVSRSHVLINLGDISTEKPFISMQRFCEIHKDEKFRFYCLPCDKVICRDCKLTDHEGHKTKNISDVADEARTSLDKTKIELEKHKAQVEKSLDKTNRDYNMLEKTKQAEAEINNFSDLLLDSVNNIINSARRHETDRMKDLHKIHEKSFSSTKCTLQQRKCILETQIQYADSLLREGIDFDVITTNKEMKQRLAEMEKEQDSGPDCDYRSLDMAPIKPVNTDQLEVISSAVRDIIKTSFPVTCKHDVPNVLRIKNIYRRVRCISFTRTKKVWIVGGYDTNLNLCLFYTKSPFETPVYSIKVKHIDKLIKKGVRSVIQTYNKPEQKIPAEEFFNLKKGFPFSDAIDGNTMCKIDREYDIVIIKTAGGIVKILNSSPFSETGRRFEPLDVCWGNNKEIYIVDGGENVIVVYSLQNGFQKSLKLQNKSTLSTVAMDPEGKLWVGDDRGNLFICSVN